The Dermacentor andersoni chromosome 1, qqDerAnde1_hic_scaffold, whole genome shotgun sequence genomic interval TCTAAGCTGCTGCTATAGATACGAGGAAATGTTCGAAATGTGAACATTTTGCTTTTATGGCACGTAAGTTATGCCCTGGTTATGTTGTCAGAGAGGGTCAAGTTTTGTTTCATAATGAGGGAAACACTTAATACCGGTTTTCTTTGGTCCACAAATTTCAACCTTATTAGTAGTTCCGAGTGATATAttacttctctttttttgtttcgcgAAAGGTTAGCTCACCGTTTGTTCCAGGGGAGTAAAGTGCTTCAAACGGTGCACGCCTGATTGGCTAAAGAGTACACGAAAAAATTGCTGAGGAACATGCATCCTATAAAAATCACACACAGGCTTCGTGTAATGACCTCTTTTTTTTCGAAAAAACATGTTCACATAGAAAAGCAGATGGCTGGAGTGCCAAATTGGCAAAGCAAAACTCAAACTACTCAAAGTCAAGTAAAATAATCAGCTTTCACACCAATGTCTGGCTGAACTAAGTATGCTGCTCTGTATGGTGAGCACAAATAGCAGAAAATGTTTAACTACCTTCACCGATCTTTTCCACCTTGACGTAGTTCTCCATTGTGTGGCGGCGTCTTGGCTGCGGATAACGAACGATGACCGTTAGTCAGTTTGAAATCAAATGTAACAATAAAAGGTAAGGTAAAAAAAGAGCAGACGCGCTCTTCGCAAGGCGACGCACCATTAAAGCACACCTTTCGCGCAGCTTAATGAAAACAATCACATTTTCAGTAAGCCTTTGTAAAACGTGTTCAAGTTCAAACCGGACGTTTACAGCGAAAACGGCACCGCACCATGCAGAAGCTTACAGCCATTCAAATTGCACACACAAATACTATAACTACTCACGTTTAGAAATACTGCCACAGGGATGCGTCCTAACTCGGCAAAAATTGCAAAAGAACTTCCAGCATCGGGACTAACCGACCATGCAAAGCCTCAACCGCCAGTTTTCGAACCGAGCGCCAATTGAGATATTTGATTTCGCGCAGCGGCCAATCGCACGTGAGCCGGGCGAGACTGCTTTGGCTACGTGCTGGTAGTGATACGTGAGCTTGCGAGACTTCGCGAGACACTCGCAGAGAGGGTTCACTGCGCCTGCGCGCGATGCCAGCGCCGCACAACGGATTGAGGCGATTAGTCGACTGTTTTTtaagacaaaaatgagaaactgttttcgtctatgggaaaaatggcgtctgaaaagccggccctTACACAGACTGGTTTCGCCACCTGCCGacatctgcagaaagcagcgtttcagggagggttAGGAGCGGGCAATacgcggcagccatacggcaGCCCCCCTGAAACGGTActttctgcagatgacgacaGGTGGCGAAACatgtttatgcttgcgccgttgcagcagcagctcgcatccccataagcgcAGGTTAATTAGCACTTTTTTCTTAGAAACCAAgtaattaactgtgccaagtgtaacactaaacgaagtcgacgccaaaatacGATCGTTCTGAAAAATTTGAGCAGGAAGAGTGCAGCAGTgcgcgcaaaatctttttttttttttttttttgagcgcgcaGCTATAGTTTTTCACTATAACACATATGTAATATAGTGAGGAACTCTATGCGCGCAGCCAAATACTCAGGACCCAGTataaccatagaataaagaacaactttgctATAACTGTTTCGACTGAGACACTGCCTCCTTTACGCTTGCCGCGTCCCTAGTtttcccattggagcggaggttctTGTAGTTAATCGCGGAGTGACGGCGCTCGCTGCCGACCCTACTTCTTGTTGCAGAGGAAGTGACCGCGCTCTCTCgtcaatggcttgacgagagagcGCGGGTGCTGCCTCCGGGACTGCAACCAAATGCTGCAACAGACGCCGCTATAACCTCGGAGACAGGGAAACGTGAATCAAGCACAGAACACCCCTTCAAGCGGAGTCTCCTTACATGTTAGCAACAAACATACAAAACAGCGATAAACACATCCTTATTCTACGTAAACACATGCCTTCCTCCATGGACAAACAAGCTTTGACGAAAGCTAGCGGCACCATACTGTGCTTAATTCTACATTTCGCTGGCCTTGAAGGGAGGTCAAGCTTGTAAATGGATCTTTGCCTTTTTATTATCACCTTAAAATTGCTCGCTTCAAAAGACTCTTATCGAAATAATCGGGTCAAGTGTCATTAAAATTGTACATGTGGCATGTCCGCCGAAAAAGATGTGATTCAGGAACTTAAAGCCTTTACTGAATGCCATTTTGTGTGGCACGGGTTGACACTAATGTTACGTTGACCTTTATTCATTCTGGCTCGACGAAGGCATGCCCTAAAACAAATAAATATCCACACCACTGGAAGCTACCTTATTACGCGCAAGGTTCACTCAGCTTCACGATGAGTTCTTTCAGTGTCTTTCTATTTTGTTGCATCCAACTTGTGAGCAAAGTTCTACGACTACCGTCAGCTTCCGGAAGCACAATATGCTCGGCGCAAACTTGTTGTAGGTTGTACATAACGTAAAGACCGCAGTCGAAAGAATTATGTTGCTGCAGGCAGTCGGACTCGACGACTCGAACTTCCCGTAGCGATAGAAGAGGGGCTAAAGCTCGAGCAATTGACTTAGCGTGGGAGTGGTTGTGTCCTTTGGTCGAGTCATAGTGCTCAAATATCTTTCTGGTTTGATTATAAACGAGAAGGCTCCAGTGACAACCGCCAGGCAGGTCGAACTCTTGACAGTCGTTGACTGGCAACAATATCAACTCTTTTTGTTTCAGTTCCAGCGACTTGAGCACCTGATCAACGTTGAGCGCTGCACCCAGCTTGACAAGTTGTACAACGTCGGGTCCTACGAAGGCGACGGTATCACAGCGCGATGCGTAGAGTTCGTTTTCAAGGTACTGCATCCAGAACCAGATGATGTTGTCGTTCACCCAGTGCGGTTCGTCCAGTAGCTCCATGTCTGACTCGCGGAGAAGCGTGTCATGGTAACTCAGTACTATCCTACCATGAGAAGCCATCGATTCGTTTACCTGAAAGAAAAAAGAGCGCTTTAATCAATACACACGACAAGGTGCTTATATTACTTTGACACGGTAAGCAATAGCGTTGAAAGGCAGCCAACGAGCTTATTCTCAATGCGAGGTAACTAGCCTCGTTCAACGTTGCCTTTTTCTTCTGTTTCTATAAAGGTTGGCAAACATAAAAGTATGTTACCAAATATATGGCAAAGAAAATGACAAACTTACACAAGACAGTCACTCCGGCGGTATGACAGACGACAATGTCACCATCCACGCGCTTTTTATGAGTACCGCTGTCGCACATTAGCGCTGCATTTTTACTGATGGTGAGTTCGTAGGAACAATTGTTTCGATCAGCGTGCCTCAAGTTACACTGCTGCCACAACCTGTGGGGCTTCGGTAGTACTTCACTGCTCGTGCGCGTGGTGCTTGTTTGTTTACTACCAAGACCGATCGCCGCGACAGAAACGGCCAAGGCAGAAAACAACGCAGATCGGCTTCGGGTTTGTCATCCAGACGTCGCCGTAATCGCAATTTTTTGTCGAACCACCTGTCCAACCGTAGAAGAACCCCTTGCAGCGGCTGTGCTATCCGGCGCTTGGGGGAGGCAATTGGTAAAGTTTTCATGCCGAAACGCTAAACAAAATTGGGCTATGCAGGGTGCCGAGCAGACCTGCAAGCACGCCGAAGCCAGTGAAAGGTAATGGACCCAAGGGACACGGCTTGAGCTCCGGCTGCATGTAGCCTTGCGGTCACTGAGCGTCTGTGTTTCTCCACGGCCCGGCTTCGAGTGCTGCATTCAAGCTGGATCCTTCACAAGTCACCGGCATGGAGCCACAGCCGGGTGTGCTGGACATTCTGGCTCAGTTCTGCCACCGGCTGCTGCATTGGGGCCCACTGACGGCGCTTTTCATCATCAAATTCATTTTTCTGACCAGCCTGTACGTGACATCTATGTGGCTCTCGCCTTATGGTTCAACGTTAGGTACCGTCAACCACGCGATATTCATCGGTTGGGTTGGAGTCCTCCTGTACAATTTCTTCATGGCCGTCGCTATGGGACCGGGCTTCGTGCCTCTGAAGTGGAGGCCGGTGAGTAGCGAGCCTGACCTCGGCCCGTTTAGTTTCAGTTGATGCATCGGTGCGCGAAGTCTGGTCCGCGTTTGAGGACTCTTTGCTAAGCGGTGCCACAATCGGCGTATCCCTTGACAAAAGTGCTGTAAATAGTTCGCTGGTGATCACAGGTGCACGTACACAGCCGTAAACCGAAAGGGAGCGGTACGCGAATGTTACGTTCACCTCACGATACTTTACGTTACTATTATACTTTTTTGTGGCCTTTTCATAGAATTTTAAATTTTGCTTTTTGACCTTATTGCATTTCCACTTGTCGAAAAATGTATTGGACAGCGTGCACCGGTAGTCCATAGCCCGGAGGCAACGTTGAGCTATAGCTTCATGTATAATAATACCTTCAGATACCATGTCATTTATTAGGCTCACGTCATTGCAAATAATAAAAGCCATGTCAGCGAAAAATGCATGTAGGTAGGGCACAGTAAGTGCAGGAGGTATGAAGTGGGGATTGGCTAGTTTAGTGGCCAGTGTCGATTTACCTTCCTGTATCTGCCCCACTTGCTGCCTCATATGTGTGCATGGATCTGTTATAATAAACATGCTCTGTGCACCTACACATGGTGTCTGCACAATAAAATGTTCTAGTTTTTCACTTTCACTTGCAGGACCAGCCAGATGACGAGCAGTTCCTGCAATACTGTGCAAACTGTGATGGATTTAAGACACCACGGTCACACCACTGCCGTAAATGTGAAAGGTTGGTATTTTCAGTGCACTAGTTTCACCACTGGGAGTCTTTCGCATTCTATTGGAGAGTGCACCTGCATTtgttaagacaaaaaaaaatacaagttaCTGTCATGTGGTAATTTACAGCATCTATTAAACAAAAATGATTTCATATTCTGCTCATTGCCACCGAGACAATAACTAGTGAGttgtaatcattttttttttttgcaagctgtGGATTGCTGGTATCTGCCCATATGCAGTAGTAGTGAACAGAGCCTAGCATAGATAATAGTTAAAATTCATTACAGATGGGCACACCTGGCAGAGGGAATGCCTGAACCCCAGATGCTTAAGCACTTTGATGCCAGAATTATGACTTGAGTCATGACATGGTCGTTCAACTATTCTCAGTTTATAATTGTAACACCGAGTAAAGGAGCTAATATGGTTATACACACAAGAACTGGCCTCTCGATGCAGCCTTTAAGCCCTTCCCACTGATGGTAACTGCCATTTTAGCATGGCTTGTGTGACATAAGAAAGTGTGGGGCCACCATGGCATCGTGTGGTCCGAAACCATGTGCACACTGTGCAAAGAAGGTGCGTACCCACCATTGTGCGAGTGCCCCAGCAGAAGGCAAACTCGGAAGGCAACGGCTGTATGTATAGGTTTCTGCCATGAAGTATTTGGAGCACAAAATTGAGGAGTGTGAAGCCTTCCACTCCTTTCGTCTCATGTACAGCCTTAAGTTTCAAGGACTCTTTTGGAAACTTGAAGAATGACATAAAACTCTCCATGCTTCGCCCACTCTGGCCCAGTGGTACATCAGTGTCGTCGCTCTTGCATTGTGCCTGCAATTCTTTCACTGGTGCGATAAAAATAGCATAAACCAGGGAATGCTTGCAGAAACTATCTTAGGCTGGCCACTGAGAGTACTCGTGTAAACGAAACTGAATGCATTTACCTTGCAGAATGCACTTCATTTCATCACTTGTCTGTGTTGCCAGACATCTGTACCGTTCAAGTGCGatgtaaaaaaatgtttaataaaAGTTTTCTACCTCACTAAATGTGCTCAAAATTTACCAGCTTGCTGTGGAACCCGTACAGTTCAACATGAAATGCATAATTCAAGCTAAAAAATTTGATGTCATGGCTTCTTTAAAGAGACAATAAGGTTCTTTGTGTGTCTTTCAGCTTTTGGTTTGCCAGAGCCTTCAAAGTTCTGAGGGTGCAGTACCAGCATGCTGTTTATGACAACTCTGATGACAAGTTATGACAAGGCTGATGAAATTCtaggaaaaaaaattgttattcATGGACAGTATATGTCAAATCTACTTTAAAGTTCATTCATGTACAAAGCAGCTATTTAGTTCTGAGGCTGTTATAGCTTCAGCATTTCGTACACTTTGTGTGAGAAAAGTGGCTACACATTCCACTGAAACAGCTTGCAATATTTTGCAATACTCACTTCATACCCAgctgcatacctgccaactttagGATTTTATCGTAAAAGGCCACATTTTTAAAGGTTCTTTATGATAGCCATTATGACACCAATAATTTTACAATCTTCAATTCTAATTTGGGGTAATACCCATTTTAGAAGATGCAGTCACCAACTGATTTTTCAGAGACCGATCTATGGATCTGCATCATTATTCCAGTGTATCTGCAGCACTGCCACTCACCCCATAAAAAAACCTGTATAATGGCAACTAAAATTCCAGCCTCATTGCATGAGTATTTTGTGCATAAATTTTGTGGATATTTTTGTATGTCTGTGGTACAGACCATTCTGTGGACTAGTGCGACTGTTCACAGCATCCCTACAGAACAAAATTCGTGATTTTACTCACAAACAAGCAACATCtcgcataataaaacaatttcaaGTATATTTCAAAAATTTTCATATTTGTTCAGACTCCAACTAGTATATTAGGAATGTTAAGGTTGGCAGTTCTGCAGCAGACATCCTGCAGGAACACAGGGCTAGTACACCTAAGAGGCGTGGGCTCTCCTTGTTTAATGTTGTCCTACTTTAACTAAAGAGGGAGTGAAGTTTACCAGGACGCAGGCTGTGCTATTAATTTTACTGTCAGTACTGAAGTACTCAAGTAAATTTTAACACTGCACAGCAGTTCAAGCAGTATTGTATTAACCCTAACTTCCTGGTATTTTGCTCAATTTCCAACTCCGCATTCATCGTTTTGTGCTTGGTGATAGACTTCTGAACAACATATGCATGCAAACAATGTGACTAGCTGCATGTTGCATCATTGATAATCTGCTTCCTTAATTGGGCAAGACATTTTTCGACAGGGAGAGGAATTGCAACCGCTACTGTAATCTGATTAATGCTAGCATGCAAATTTGCATGCTTTTGCCTTGTAACTAGCCACGGTACATTGTGGTCTAGCCACGGCACATTGTGATTGCCTCACAGTCTTGCCTACCAGACTGCTGCCACAGTACCCAtagctgtaagtggcgtagtGGAAGTCCAGCATGGCTGATGTTGAGATGGTCACAATGCTGCCGAAACTTCAGAATTTGGAGAAGAGCAGAATTCTTCGTAGTCTAGTCTTTATCAGATAGAATTAATTGTCTAGCTAAGGAAGTAATCTTACTATgacaatttttttaaaatatgaatGCTTCTATTAAACACTAAAATACATGAAATTGTAAAGGCTGCAAGCACAGCCTTTCACATTGCTAGCACGAACATATTAGTGATACCTCCAAAAATAAGACAGATGCAGCACAGGAAACTGTGTAAAATACCTGGAAGCTCAATGGAACTGTGTGCTGTCGTTTGCACAGTAGACAAGTGCATTGATAGCATTTAGCTGAGTGCTGATTGTGTACTGTGAGAACTTGACTCATGTTTCTGCAATAAATCTATCTTATATAAATTTAGAATGGCAAAGAATAAGTACAGCCTAAAATTCTTTGTTTGCAATTTGTCAGAACAGTGCCTGTTATTTCATTATTGCCTCAGTTGCTATCATATTGGCCAGTGAACATGAGCCAGCCAGTGACAAGGTGCAATTACATGAGAAAAGTTTCATGAATCTAAGCTCAGGTTCAGTATTTCATCTAAGTTTTCTCTTAGTTCTTGCGTCATTGCTGTATCCCTTACATTGGCACCTATTGCACGAGGATGAGAATTCCTAATCTTAGTGGCCTTGGTGTCCCTAGCTTTCACAGTCACCCAACATAACACAATTTATTGGGCATCAAAATATGGTGGGGAAATGGAGGGATGTTTCAGGTAGTTATCAAAGTAGATATTGTGCTCCAAGTTATGGGTTGGCAATCTTTTAGTGAAggatgtaattttttttaatttacggcAAGTTGATAATTATGTTGATATACACGATGGccacataataaaaagaaaaataattataaaAGCTTCTATTTTTTTGTTTAAATAGAAATAGAAACTATCATAAGACTGCACACCTTGCATGCTGCATCACTTTGATGGAAAGTATCATGGCAAAACTGCAACAAGAGGTGTGCAACGGCACACACTAACAGTCCTACTGGAAGTTGACACATTGTGTGACTGGGTATATAGCTTAGTCCTGAACTGCCATTCACAAGAATTGGGAATGTTCAGAATTCAGCATAAATGGTTCTTTGTGgtaaatggtgcttctggcaaaAAATAGCATCTCAAATGCTGACAAATTTGATAGGATGTAATCTCCTCCGTGGCAAGGTGCTCTGTACACAGCCTGTTTACGTTATCTTTGATGTCTTCTATTAGCTTAGAATAGAATTGGCAAAACTGGCTTGTTTGGATACTCGTGTAATTGCACCTGCATACTAAAATAGTTGCAAAAGCAGCCATTAATATCTGTCTATGGAACTGCTATATCAAACAGGAAATTAGCCAGTAACAGTTAAAGAGGCATGGCAGGCGTATGTGCTGCTTTTATGCTGTCTTTTGAGCCAAGAACTGTAGAGGGCCTTATTGGCCCCCGTACCACTTTTGAGCTTGTAGGTGAGGGAGCAATTTCTCTCTCGCCTTTGCTACCCTCCCCACAGGTGCTCTCTCCTTGCCACATACTTCTCTGTGAGACGTAGACACAAAATCAGCAGCGAAAGTCACATTGACACTTTTTTCTCGTTCGAAAACACCTTCTGCTTATCAGAACTCCACTGCTTTTTGGATACATGCTGTTGCCATTGCACACGTGATTTCACCTCTACATGAGGTGAAATCACTTTCCACATGACAAGTAAGTGAGATGAGGAGGACGAGAGACGTGttactgcatggcaaaggcaggCTAACAGATGGAACGGAACTGATGTCTCCTGTAGATGGACCATTTGGCAGCTTTTATTCAGGTGACGTCAGGTGCGTGCCCTTATTGGCATCAAAATGTGTAAACAAGGTACTGGAGATGACCATGTGATGGATTTTAGAATTATCAGAGGGGGTTTGGTACCCTTTGAAGGGGTCCTGTGAGGAAACATTACTGTGATGAAACTACATTCTTTCTGCTAGGTTTCCACTCCAGTCTTGAGTAAGCTGACAGTGAGGAGaaatcaggggcgtagccaggggggggcttatggggcttcagccccccccccccgaaattttttcgtgctgtccatgcaccgccgaccaaagcaacccccggcgccgaaaatcattctggattttgtctagaacgtttttttcacgctcgaaaagacatttcaccgcgaaaattgagAATTTGGGCTGGATTTCGAGGCAATACCCATGCAgtgggagtcacataacgcaagcagccccatccgagtacaacgtttcaagggcattttgatggtgaacgggctcgccgcggtaTCTACACTCTATCGTGGAATCTACGGAGcccgtggatgtcaattccggagctttatgggtataaagttctcataaacttttcatgtgaaaggtgcattgacatttccaaacagG includes:
- the LOC126547279 gene encoding sentrin-specific protease 8-like; its protein translation is MASHGRIVLSYHDTLLRESDMELLDEPHWVNDNIIWFWMQYLENELYASRCDTVAFVGPDVVQLVKLGAALNVDQVLKSLELKQKELILLPVNDCQEFDLPGGCHWSLLVYNQTRKIFEHYDSTKGHNHSHAKSIARALAPLLSLREVRVVESDCLQQHNSFDCGLYVMYNLQQVCAEHIVLPEADGSRRTLLTSWMQQNRKTLKELIVKLSEPCA